The following proteins come from a genomic window of Miscanthus floridulus cultivar M001 chromosome 2, ASM1932011v1, whole genome shotgun sequence:
- the LOC136536576 gene encoding uncharacterized protein: MVGLLKKASGGFTHLLIPVDKLPKWIEAKPITNICLEETVKFFLDIIYWFGVSNCIITDHGTNFTRKKFLDFYDEYGIRIDWASVEHPWFTPFFLAYGAKAVLPSNLDHGAPRVKAFDLDQATEAQQDVVDLLEETRETTVIRFALYQQILRRYHERKIRGRILEVGDLILRRTQSTKDKHKLSPPWEGPYTVTKMIQPGTYWLKDDNGNVLTNTWNIEQ; the protein is encoded by the exons atggtcggacTCCTCAAAAAGGCctcgggcggcttcactcacctactcataccAGTGGACAAACTccccaagtggatagaggcgaagcccatcaccaacatctgcttaGAAGAgacagtcaagttcttcctcgacatcatctattggTTTGGTGTTTCAAACtgcatcatcaccgaccatgggacaaacttcaccaggaagaagttcctggacttctatgacgaatatggcatcaggatcgattgggcctcggttGAACACCCAT ggttcacccctttctttctggcctatggagctaaagcagtgttgccctccaacctcgatcatggcgccccaagagtgaaggccttcgacctagaccaagccacggaggctcaacagGACGTggttgacctactcgaggagactcgtgagacgaccgtcatccgcttTGCTCTCTACCAGCAAATTCttcgcaggtaccatgaaagaaaaattagggggaggatcctcgaggtcggtgatcttATACTCAGGAGGACCCAGTCCaccaaggacaaacataagctctctccaccatgggaaggaccctacacggtGACTAAGATGATCCAACCAGGCACCTACTGGCtaaaggatgacaacggcaatgttctcaccaacacatggaacattgaACAGTAG